ATGATGGCAGCTCGTCTCCTGGGGGCCACTTGGCTCTCCACGGTCGGCCTGAAGGCACTCCCTCCGTGACTGGACTAAGTGCTTCTGTCTCAGAGTGGCCCTCACCAGCCATGGGAGGCCAGGCAACCCTCAGCCTGCGTTTCTCCGCTGGCTTCTCTGTAGACTCGAGCATCTCACCAGACCTGGAATGGGTCTGCACACGTGTCTCAAGTAAGGCAGTCAGGTCTGTAACCTTAACCTGTGGGGATGTTTCCACAGTCGGGGTTGCCCGTTTGTCTGAGATACTCTCAGCTGGACGCGTCACCACTGCTGGTCCCTCGTGTTCCTTTGGCATCACCGCTTCCTCACCTTCGTCTCCATCAGCTCGAGGCTCCCAAAGCTCCTTGTGAGGCCGATGGCCAAAGCCCTCATCATAGTTGCCTTTAGCTTTAAACAGCTGGTTGAAATGGGGCTTGCAGTAGACATTACCATGCAGGGAGGCATAGTTCACTATGCTAGAAATAGAGAGTGGCAAAAATATCATTTAGCAAATGTCCCTCTTTGTGTCCTGAATAGGCCACGACTGAGTGATCACTGCAAAATCTAAACACATGATAACAATTCAGGAAATATGCGACAGTGCAAGACTAACCTGAGCATTGTGCTGCAGTGAACACAGCGGAAGCAACTTTTGTGGTAGACGTGCTTAAGAGCCACCAGTCTCTCCAGCGGGTACACCGTCTTTAGACAAGCGATGCACGTCTCCCTCACCGGTGGGCTGAACTtctaaacacacaacaacatcaacaacaagaGTTGaaatttgatttttcttttgatgaTTCATGCATGTCTCCTACTTGTTAGGATGCCTGACTCACCCTAAGTGCTTTGGGACGCTCGTTGCTCTCCCCTGaaacagacagaacacacaaaacatcagTTACTGTTGTAGCTTAAAAGACAGCTGAAAATGGCAATCAAACCAAACTGTATCTCATTTTGGGTGCCAAAGTTATTTAGGTATAATGATTTTGTTGTTAATGCTCGATCTCGATCTTTATATCACAAGTGATACTATGTTAAGAacagaaatgtgggaacatgtCCGCGTAGTATCCACTAAGACTCACCATTGCACTCAGGTGCAGGAATGCATTTCTGATTTACTGGTGCAGATGTTTTTGGAGCAGGCACCTCTGGGGCTAGACCCTGGAGGAAAcacaaagtgaaagaaaagagggaaacaCTCATGTCAACTGGCTGTTACATAATGagctgttgtgttgttattttcacataaatttattatttcattgatCTTGGTGAGGGAATATATTTTTGcagttatattttttttaattcggCTTATTGCATGAACTCACGGAGAGAGTGGTGCCTTGTTTAGAAACAGCAGCCTGGTACTTGGCCATCTTCTCCTTCATGGATGTGGACTCCAACACTCtgtcagacacagacagacctAAAGCAGAAGACACAATTGCAAGTAATACTTTAACTGCAGTAAactcacacaaaaaatgtgacTGCATATCACTAAAACAGCAAATGTTTGATCTTCAGTTTAAAAGTTGTATTCATGATCTAGTTGTGGCACATACTACTGTGTTACcagaaacaaaactaattgTAACTCAGTAGTTTCGGGATTAAAGGTTAGCGATGTACAAGACCTCAATGGGGTATTCAAAGGgctgtgtgtaattgtgtatgCGTTTGTCTTTACCACAATGATGGTCCACGTCCTCTGATGAACTACTGCGCGATGTTGTCCTGCCTCCCTGTAAGAATAAAGATTGGTAGAAtcagtgaaaaagaagaaagaaaggatacTTTATTGACCCCCAGGGGGGGAATTACATGTTTTCACTCCGTTAGAGTTACACATTATACACAggcccaaaatacacacacacacacacagacacacattaatGGAGCGATGGCAAAATGAGGCGGGTACCAATGAaaaggcgccctgagcagttgagGGTTAGGTGCCTTCTCAAGGGCACCgcagcagtgcccaggaggtaatCTGGCACCTcttcacagaaacaaaatattgtaaaagTGGTTTTAGCTTGTATGTGAAATAATACTAAAGGCTACTGTTTTGGCCTCTGCTCATTAGTGCAATGTGTGAGAGAGTCAGAAATTTTGATTTGAGACAAAGTTATTCAGGTTAAAGTACAAGTTTCCCGGTATGTATTTGAGGCGCTGCCTGTCTATCGCACATGGATACCACAAGTCATCGGTGAGAAAGTACCCCATATAGGTCAGCATCATGATGAAGAACATGGGCAGAACCTGAGTCCTCAGGTTAAAACAGAAAGACTATTATCAAGTGCTTGCGTTCTCATTAAAGTATGAAAACAAAGCTAAACCCTTATAAATATCTTCTGTGTTTCAGTTACTGTCAAGAATGGGGATGAAGAACCAAAACTATTCAATCACACTTCACTAAAAGAGTGcgctttgtgtgcgtgtgtgtgtgtgtgtgtgtgtgtgtgtgaaagaaagacGTTGAGAAGAAATTCCACCTTTTGAGCCAGTATTGACAGAGTAAGTGTTACAACACTGCTAGTCTTCCCTGTAAATGTTCACCAGTAACTTTTACACTTCTTCCTTCCTTGTGGTGACGTAATGGCGTTACTCATACTGTTAAGCATTTTTAAAAGACTTCAAATTCCAGAGTGCAAGTTACAGCTAAGTAAGATATAACAGTTGTGTTCCTTTTCACTTGATTAAGAATATTAATTTATGCAGTGGTGTGACAACTGCTGGCCATACACCAAACCGCCCAATATTACATTAAAACCAAAACCTAAAGAAATCCTAAATAGACACTGCTAAAGGAAAGCGAGATAAAGCCAGTTGCTCCTCAAATGTGATCttctgaagaaagaaagagccCTGTGTCAGGAATGTTCCTACATTCCTCTGTTATGGAAGGTGAAGACTGGAGTGCTTGTTGTTTTGGGCCGAGAAAGTGATaaggagagacaggaagagtGGGGGAAGAGACATGCAAAATCCAGGTGGAACAAGACTACTTCAGAGAACACTAGAAAGAATACATctgaaaataatcttaaaaacacacaacaatgcCTAACACTGAGTATTTATGGTCAAGGAAAGGAGCTTGGTTTTAACGGTTATTGCTAGAAGTATCATTATGGTCAGTAAAAATGATTTCTTATCTCTCTTTTACATGTGTGCACTAATTGCAAAGTCCCAGACTTTATATAATAATTAGCACATGACAAGCCTTGTAAATTAGCATCTAAACGTTGAAGCGTTCCTTTAAATATGCTCATTAAACCAACTTCAGTTTATGTAACATAAAGTGAACCACATGagattttttcccctttttttccttaAGGAAGATTCTGAAAATTTGTTTAAAGGGATGACCAACATCAGTACAGTAAATCATATTGTTATTACAGTTAATGCCTGAGAAACATGGCCAAAAAATGGTACAGCTGGTAAAATAGAAGAGACCGAGAGCAGCCTCATGCATAAAGCAATAATGTTAACAACTAGCTCTCAATTAATGTCAAATGTATTCACAAACTTAAGACTTTTGGGTTGGTCCATGAatactgtaatgtaattatTCATGTATTGAGGGTATGTCCTAGTGCTTTCTGAAGTGGTCAGAAGAAGAGGctgcaaagcagaaaaagatcTGATCTATCTGTAACTACCTTGCCCATGGTGTCCTCTCCCTTCTCAAACTTCATCTTCAGGTTGTTCAATGGTACTCTGGGTTTTTCATAAGAGGCACAGGGGCTGGTTGGAAGTTGCTCTTCAACCTTTTCTGGTCTTTCACGGTTTGTCAGCTCATGCCTGTCCATGCCTCCCTGCTCTTCCCCTTTGGATGCTTCTTGAGTTACTGCGGGCGGCTCGATAAGACTGGCAGTGAGTTGAGCTTTCTGAGCGGTCGGCAGGTCAGGGCTCTTCACTGGAGGAGAGTGCTCAGGGATAGCAGCAGACCTGGCCAGAGCAAGAGGCCTGCTGGGATAGCTGGACGGGCTTGGAGGATGAGGGATAGAAGAAGGCTTGTCCTGTGCCGGCTCCCAGCGCTTCTTTAGAGCACTGAGGTTGCCTGACCGCCTGGAGGGTGACGACCTCTCAAAAGACtgtgaggaagaaaagaagagattaaaaattgaaaaacactGCCAATGAAAAGCAACAGTATAgtctgttcttcttcttgtccttcTGTGTACATGCTGAATTATAGAAGTATTCCATTTGGCAACAAACGTGCATTCCTAAACATACAGCTTAAAGCCCAATGCAGCAGgatgggaaaaaaggaaataccaAAATCTGAGCTTGGCTTCCCTGAAAGATTAGGTGAACAGCTGTACAAAGCTGGTCCAGGAAGTAGATGTTTTGCTGCGGCCACTAAAGGCAACGCTCGGCTCAAGATGGATATagcaggcaggcagatttttttccAGCTGCATTCCTTGCCTCACGACAACTTCACCTTTTCCGAAAAAACACTAAGGAGGGCTCTGTTAACTATGCAGCcatttgtgacaataaaacacgtTAAGGAGCAAACGGCACAACAGAACAACAGGAGGCCCACTACTGCCGTGTGACCCCCGGAGAACTTCCTTCATTATAAAAGAGGAATGACACAATGAAGAAACAGGATGTGGACATGTGAATAAATCACTCTCATATAAGTAAACTTATTAACTGGTAAATCTTAGAAAACATTTTGAGCTTTTGTAGGCTAGCCTCTCAGCTGAGGCCAGGTCAGTAGGAAACATTTTAACACTGTCATATGTTATGTTATCTAAATGCTTGAAAGAATGACTACTTATGAATGTTTAACCTAATTGAAAGAGGAATAGAGATGACGataaaaatgaacaatgaaaaGACTTAACCATCATAGTACATCAGCATAGCGCACAGTGCAATGCATCAGTACATCAAACTAAAATCTTTACAAATAAGTTGGagcatgcacaaaaacagacaaacaaaaaagacagaaattgaagaagaaagacaaaagaacaTAAGAATAAagaactgaataaaaaaaattactgacACACAATTACTGTCTTTGTGAGGGAAGTCGAGGTTGAGTGGAGAGAACTGGACAGTCACAAGATTGTTCAAGTTTTGTAAGCAAACGGACAAAATAGAAACCTCTGCGTATGAGTACCCAAACGAAGTGGAACCACAACTTGACAGCAAGGAAAGTGAGAGTCCTCTGGTTGGTCCTTCTATATAAGTCAGTGCGCTGAAAGACGCTGAGACAGAGCTCTCCCAGATGTTAGCAGCTAGACAAAATCTACTAGTGTTAAGAGCTAACCCGGCCCCTTCAACAAAAGGAAAgtaaatgggagagagagacagagagaggggagagagagagagagagaataccCAGGAAACCAGAGCAGGAAATTATACATTCAGGGAAAAGTTAACTCTTTGTTTGCTATGCTGGCTCGGCATTTTTGACAAAATGGAACACAAGACAAGTTGGGCGGAAAAATACTGGCACAATGAACGAACAAAAGCCATTAAAATAATCACCACGTGAAAGCTGGAATGAGTTGTCTCGTAACAGAGTTTGATATAGAATTTTAAACACTCCTCAGAGCTCAGATactctgggagtttgttccacaaaaaaaagaactaatgaCAGATGCTCAGTCAATTCTGACCTGAGTCAAGATCAGGGAAGTGACAGAAGAGACACAGCACACAATTACTAAGCAACATGGGGGACATTGATTTCtcaattttaaaagtatttgcTAAAAAATATAACGTAACTCTACACAACTTAAAATTCACTTAACTGCATCCATTACAAGTTGGAGGTTAAACTGACTTGCTTGATGGATGTGTTATCACTAGTCTTTTGCAACCGTCCTAATAGTGGCATCAGCTGATATCCACAAATACCATTGGTTTCTGAAAATATTAACAAACTGTGTTGAAAACATTAACCTGACAACGTGAACATGAGAAATTTGCTTCTTCATCTTCAATGTTAAACACTGcatgcatgtaaataatgcaggAAGGTTTCTCTCACATTTATTATATTCATACCGTATTATGTTTCTACTggagtaaaaacaaatatatgtcaTTGTCATTACCAGCCAGATCGTTAAACTAAGACTATAAAAGCTAATTAAGCTTTCAAAGCAGCtggcttacacacacacacacacacacacacacacacacacacacacacacacacacacacacacacacacacacacacacacacacacacacacacacacacacacacacacacacacacacacacacacacacacacacacacacacacacacacacacacacaccaaatttGGCAACTTtcctacagtacatttacaacaacattACCTTATATTTCTTCATGGTATTCGATGATCAGTTACTTATTTAATCTCAGTAGTGCTTGGTTTAGGAGTCTTTCACACTGCCACAGTTGGAAGCACAAATAGCTTTTAAAGGGGATTACACTGAAGTAGGATTATGGATTTGATAGCCTGCCCATTGCAACAAGTGGCCAATAAGAGGTAAGCCAAGACAAGACATTTGGCCCAGACAGTGTGTTGACAtggttgtgaatgtgtgtgtgtgtgtgtgtgtgtgtgtgtgtgtgtgtgtgtaatagtgTGTTAGTTTAACACCAACAGCAGCTAGTGAGCAAGTGAAGCAAGACATGCACCATGCACACACTTCATTAAACCATGTAATTTGATAGAAGAGGCTTatcaaaatgctgtaaacaagATGTATCCTAGATGTAGATTTTTTGTGTATCAAATTCAGGAAAAGCTCTACACTACTTTTTCATAAACCCTGGGAAATGTCTGAACTAAAATGTCTCTAGCCCCTTTACAGAGATACCTACTCCTGTTTTCTTGTCGGCACTTGCCTCCTCAGCAGCTCTCTGGTAcctgagagaaacagaagaaacacTGACCTCTGGTGACTCAAAAAAAGattcatttattacatttagattttagtttgttatactttattttttttttaagtttgcagCTTGTTAAGGTATGGTTTCAATTTAGTATCCGTTATAATTCTTGCATTTTTAAGGGGTAATACCTACAAACATATTTGttaacactttatttgacaccTGTTATGAACATGGAGTCTTTTTGAATATTCATGACCGTTTTGAATGTACGGTAAATTTTGACACTTTTAGTGCAAAGTCAGCATTtctttgagacttttttttgacaacttgacattaacaaagacaacaatctCTTTGTTTTGGCAACTTGACCTTGAAGACAACATAacttgtcattaaaatgtcatggcaCGCCTAATTATCAAACTATAAGAAACAGTTTATGTGTTATGTGGTCATTAGGTGGTTGGTACATTTGCATCGGCTGTCATGAAACCATTATAATTGGGACATAAATATGTTTCCTTGATCTCAAGTAAAGTGAAAAGATTTGGACCAAAACTCATTAAATCACCTCGGTACTGCATCCACTGTtgtcaaactggtcctataacTTTAATGACAAGTCCAAATGGTTCCACCTTACCTGAGGTCAAGGAAAATATTCATGGCACAATTATAATTTTCTATTGACAGCCATTGTAAAAACCAACCACTTAATGACAGTTTACtattattttaacacattaaGCTAAACAGTTGCCTGCTATGACATATTTAGGACAGGTTATGTTGTCTtggttaatgtcaagttgtctaACACAAACATCTCTCATCTGGGTGGTGATGATTTAGTGGATTTGACGCATGTCTTTGGTGTGGAAGATCTgcgttcaattcccactgcgatacatcaaccaatgtgtccctgagcaagacactttgTTGACCcttagttgctccagaggcacGTGGCTTCTGATGCAATTTttagtcgctttggataaaagtgttaatgacatgtaatataatgtaatcttgaacaatgctaactttgcattaaaagtgtcaTACTTTACTCAATGACAGTCATGACCTTTCAAAAAGACTCCTTCATGTTGCTGACATGTCATAATCATGATGGTGTCATGCCAGTCTTATGCACACCCATTCACAAGTGTTACCAattataaaatcataaaaatagtGAGAGGCCATTTTCAGAACATCCTCAGCTTAGTCAAAAAGGTAACCACTTGTTTTCTGGCTGCATGAATGAAATGCACAAGCAGACTCAACAACAGTCTGAAATAACGTAATGTAGCCCTAAGTAGAAGTCGTACATTTTGtctttacaaaatgtataagttaaaaaaagaattttcaaAAGTctttcagaaatgtatttagCATTAATTTCTTGAATCACAGATAGATGTATGTGTACATTAACAACATACATTACAGAAAAGAAGATGTTACTCACTTGGAAAAGCGTTCAGCAATGGCATTGTTTCTCCCTCGGCCGCTGAGTGACAGCTCCTTCGCAGTGACACGCAGGGACTGTGCTGCCCAGGACCGTCGATTGAAAGGACCACTTTCCATCTCTTCCAGTATTTTGAATCcctgaaatacaaacacaaccGCCATAATACACGTCCATTAATACACTAATTGTAACTCTTCACTTCTAAATTATTTCCCAAACCTTTACTGGAGAAAACAAAACTTCAGTAATACCATTAACCCCATATGCTGAGCCACATCttagattttaattaaaaccaGCTTGAAACATTCTTGCTTCTCGcagcaagaaaataaaacacgTCTCTCCATCATCATCTGTACTTGTTTACCAGtctactttttatttcactataGAATCATCTGACATCTACAGAATGTGTTTTTAGGTCATTAAGATCACTACTGACAGTACTACAAAAACTATCTTGATCTGTATAGTTTCTTCGGAAGGTTGGTGCCAAAGTCTAGGTTTGTGCATGTAGAGGAACTATCTGCTGTCTGAGATCACTGATTTGCAAGTTTGTAACATGCTCTCCGCATCAGTATCAGTTTAGCCACACACCCCCACAACATGACACACATACCAAAGAGTATATGTGATCATACAGTaatgcatgcaaacaaacaagatgATTTGTTAAAACTTGCACTCCGGCTGGTTCTGCATGATTGAAAGATGGCAAAAAAAGACTGTGAGAATGTACTGCGCCACAACGGACCAACAGATGGTCCCGCTGGTGGGTGATGTAATGCAAGCAGGTCACAGATTAATATGGCGGCCGGCTGGTAACAAACAATCTCGTAGAACATTTAAACGTTAAGATTTAATAAagttctgaaaacattttagggaGAGAAATGGGCGAAACTGCAACAGAACCTTGGCTCATATTTAATCAGCGCTGCATAGTTTTATCCAATTTTGGATGAACATCGGCAAAGTAGTCCTTTAACTTCACTtgaataaaactaaacttaatTAAGTGCTGCAGATTGATGACGAGCCTCCGTTTCAGTTTCTGTCTGGAGAGACATCCTTATGTCAGACCATGATTCTCTATTTTAGTGCTCAGACAGTATATTATAACCATGAGTTTAAATCTCTCCATACTCATTGCTCCTACTAACTGGATCTTTTCACCCAGGTGCCCTTATTACATCAGATGCAAATTGTCACTGGTGACAAGTAGTGTGAAGACTTTGGACTGCACTGAATTTCAACATAGCcctaatgaaaaataatgtaaaacagtCACTAAACTTCTGACTGTTTTACCTACGGTTACCCATTTAGATACATATGTAAttgaatattattaataatttgtaattatttataattaaatgCAATTACTTTGATTTACTGTCAGGCTAGTGTTTATTTCTAGATGGCCAGAAGCAAAGATTAGTTAGACACAACACAACGACATGAAAGAAAATCCACTGCTCTTGTAAGCTACTTTTATAAGGTTTCCTACATCCGAATAGCATGAGGCTGTTTACTGTTGCTGCAGGTTTTGAGGCCTGATGGGCAAGttctttttttggtgcttttcgACTGCAGGAACTTTCCTAGAGAATGTGAATGCTGTATGTTGAAAGGCTGACGCTGCACTGGATCGCTGGCTTGAATATATAATAAGTAGGTGAAGTAGTAGGAATGGTTGAAAAAGTGGGAATGGGTTTATTTAGTGTGACAGAACTAGGAACCTTCTGAGGAACTTGTTGCGTTTCAACTGCAGGGACCAGGACCTCAATTAAGTTCTTgggtctttttttctccattttaaaagCCCTTGATCAGTGGGTTAGTTCTTTCTGAAAGTACAGGAAGATCAATGGATGACcaattcattttacaaaaagacagagaggaaagagagcgGGTTTAACTAAGCCAGCGCACATACAGAACTGCAGTGACTGCGGCTGCAAGCTTGGatgacaagagagagagagagagagagagagagagagagagagagagagagagagcacggTGGTgctgagagaaatgaaaaaacgAATTGAGATccaaagcacaaataaataaccatcaaaAACTCAACAGATTATTTTGTAGATACAGACATTGCATTTCGTTGTTGCAGGTGCAGCAGTCTTAAACAAGGAAGTAGGCTACTCTAGTATTGATGTACGACAACTTTAGGACGAAGAGAGATGATTTCTCTTTGGTGGacaacattaaaagtaaagtcaGCTATGTTGTCGTCTtcccaaaacatgtttttttcaaaaaacagagagaaaatgagaggaaCATCAGGCAAACAGCTTTCAAACTGATCTGCTAGCTGTAGACATGTGTTTTGGGCGAGCAGGAGAGCGAGAGCAAGGTACTGCTTAGAAAGAAAGAACCAAAACTTATTCCTTGA
The Etheostoma cragini isolate CJK2018 chromosome 4, CSU_Ecrag_1.0, whole genome shotgun sequence genome window above contains:
- the LOC117942872 gene encoding LIM domain and actin-binding protein 1-like isoform X4, translating into MDRHELTNRERPEKVEEQLPTSPCASYEKPRVPLNNLKMKFEKGEDTMGKGGRTTSRSSSSEDVDHHCGLSVSDRVLESTSMKEKMAKYQAAVSKQGTTLSGLAPEVPAPKTSAPVNQKCIPAPECNGESNERPKALRKFSPPVRETCIACLKTVYPLERLVALKHVYHKSCFRCVHCSTMLSIVNYASLHGNVYCKPHFNQLFKAKGNYDEGFGHRPHKELWEPRADGDEGEEAVMPKEHEGPAVVTRPAESISDKRATPTVETSPQVKVTDLTALLETRVQTHSRSGEMLESTEKPAEKRRLRVAWPPMAGEGHSETEALSPVTEGVPSGRPWRAKWPPGDELPSSFHSSDRAELKSLRRSSSLKERSRPFTLAAKPSPAITLAPREPRRPLKSLLEWKASFEEKNSSEEPPKESNPELQQVKQQEKREKTAPQKPSEDAANASKTISEEDVEPEQQEEKHKQVQKGKAAAEKTVVEEGSLRSISPDISPFSSPPLQPKQNRASQDVGFWEEDKEGSDAEELSAEDIIKRNRYYDEEEEDSDS
- the LOC117942872 gene encoding LIM domain and actin-binding protein 1-like isoform X3, whose product is MKKYKSFERSSPSRRSGNLSALKKRWEPAQDKPSSIPHPPSPSSYPSRPLALARSAAIPEHSPPVKSPDLPTAQKAQLTASLIEPPAVTQEASKGEEQGGMDRHELTNRERPEKVEEQLPTSPCASYEKPRVPLNNLKMKFEKGEDTMGKGGRTTSRSSSSEDVDHHCGLSVSDRVLESTSMKEKMAKYQAAVSKQGTTLSGLAPEVPAPKTSAPVNQKCIPAPECNGESNERPKALRKFSPPVRETCIACLKTVYPLERLVALKHVYHKSCFRCVHCSTMLSIVNYASLHGNVYCKPHFNQLFKAKGNYDEGFGHRPHKELWEPRADGDEGEEAVMPKEHEGPAVVTRPAESISDKRATPTVETSPQVKVTDLTALLETRVQTHSRSGEMLESTEKPAEKRRLRVAWPPMAGEGHSETEALSPVTEGVPSGRPWRAKWPPGDELPSSFHSSDRAELKSLRRSSSLKERSRPFTLAAKPSPAITLAPREPRRPLKSLLEWKASFEEKNSSEEPPKESNPELQQVKQQEKREKTAPQKPSEDAANASKTISEEDVEPEQQEEKHKQVQKGKAAAEKTVVEEGSLRSISPDISPFSSPPLQPKQNRASQDVGFWEEDKEGSDAEELSAEDIIKRNRYYDEEEEDSDS
- the LOC117942872 gene encoding LIM domain and actin-binding protein 1-like isoform X2 — translated: MESGPFNRRSWAAQSLRVTAKELSLSGRGRNNAIAERFSKYQRAAEEASADKKTGSFERSSPSRRSGNLSALKKRWEPAQDKPSSIPHPPSPSSYPSRPLALARSAAIPEHSPPVKSPDLPTAQKAQLTASLIEPPAVTQEASKGEEQGGMDRHELTNRERPEKVEEQLPTSPCASYEKPRVPLNNLKMKFEKGEDTMGKGGRTTSRSSSSEDVDHHCLSVSDRVLESTSMKEKMAKYQAAVSKQGTTLSGLAPEVPAPKTSAPVNQKCIPAPECNGESNERPKALRKFSPPVRETCIACLKTVYPLERLVALKHVYHKSCFRCVHCSTMLSIVNYASLHGNVYCKPHFNQLFKAKGNYDEGFGHRPHKELWEPRADGDEGEEAVMPKEHEGPAVVTRPAESISDKRATPTVETSPQVKVTDLTALLETRVQTHSRSGEMLESTEKPAEKRRLRVAWPPMAGEGHSETEALSPVTEGVPSGRPWRAKWPPGDELPSSFHSSDRAELKSLRRSSSLKERSRPFTLAAKPSPAITLAPREPRRPLKSLLEWKASFEEKNSSEEPPKESNPELQQVKQQEKREKTAPQKPSEDAANASKTISEEDVEPEQQEEKHKQVQKGKAAAEKTVVEEGSLRSISPDISPFSSPPLQPKQNRASQDVGFWEEDKEGSDAEELSAEDIIKRNRYYDEEEEDSDS
- the LOC117942872 gene encoding LIM domain and actin-binding protein 1-like isoform X1, which produces MESGPFNRRSWAAQSLRVTAKELSLSGRGRNNAIAERFSKYQRAAEEASADKKTGSFERSSPSRRSGNLSALKKRWEPAQDKPSSIPHPPSPSSYPSRPLALARSAAIPEHSPPVKSPDLPTAQKAQLTASLIEPPAVTQEASKGEEQGGMDRHELTNRERPEKVEEQLPTSPCASYEKPRVPLNNLKMKFEKGEDTMGKGGRTTSRSSSSEDVDHHCGLSVSDRVLESTSMKEKMAKYQAAVSKQGTTLSGLAPEVPAPKTSAPVNQKCIPAPECNGESNERPKALRKFSPPVRETCIACLKTVYPLERLVALKHVYHKSCFRCVHCSTMLSIVNYASLHGNVYCKPHFNQLFKAKGNYDEGFGHRPHKELWEPRADGDEGEEAVMPKEHEGPAVVTRPAESISDKRATPTVETSPQVKVTDLTALLETRVQTHSRSGEMLESTEKPAEKRRLRVAWPPMAGEGHSETEALSPVTEGVPSGRPWRAKWPPGDELPSSFHSSDRAELKSLRRSSSLKERSRPFTLAAKPSPAITLAPREPRRPLKSLLEWKASFEEKNSSEEPPKESNPELQQVKQQEKREKTAPQKPSEDAANASKTISEEDVEPEQQEEKHKQVQKGKAAAEKTVVEEGSLRSISPDISPFSSPPLQPKQNRASQDVGFWEEDKEGSDAEELSAEDIIKRNRYYDEEEEDSDS